Within Cololabis saira isolate AMF1-May2022 chromosome 14, fColSai1.1, whole genome shotgun sequence, the genomic segment AATAgctgtaatttccctcatagttcccatctaatgtctttgtaattgcctagtaatgtttagtttaaacaaccaggtatttaccatgtaattacatggtaaatacacataattacatggtacaagaaaatacctagtacttactgggtaaaatAGGCAGAAATCTCGTATCTGACAAagcaatttaactcattctcTTCACTTCATTCACTAGTCAGTGCAACATTATCAagtggacatcccagtttaacttcaaacagttaaagtccaaatgcaaaaaggagagggaggagcagaagagagaaagaaatagaGAGTAAAAAATTTCcattaaacagatttataagagggtaggatGATTTtatatcttaccttaagatgaacttgcataattaatccatacgtggctaacagcctcgttaatattcTGACTCCCTCCCTGGGGGGGAAAAATTGAACCATCACTTGACGTCTATTTTTGAAAAGAAATTGCagggttgtctgcttccttttcatttttgtaagttagtaacactgcagagcgcgctaaaaaccagattgatagcgaccactgtcgtcagggatgctgggacatcacatttcaagatatgagtgttgggaaagataatacctagtgaaatccatcatgttgttctgatttgcatttgtagttattttatatgtattaaatactagaataatcaatacaaatagacacagagtaattccataaatgtatttaaaaaacaaacatttacattttcccctgaagccgaggtgtggcgacTGCCGTATCTTGCCGTACCTGATTGACGGCCCTGGATTCACTTCCTCCTGCAGCCGTTCGTCAGGGTTTGCTCCAGGCAGGAAACACGGTGGAAATTCATTGGAAACCGATGCTGCTGACGCTGGCTGGTGAAGCAGGAAGTTACAACGAAGAAAGAAACAGCAGCTTATTTACTtaatacatatttgtcacagctgctggtttaaACGTCTGAGCTCGgattccttccttcactgttgttCTGTAACCCCCGGCAACAGGCTGTTAgtatggaataacagctactttgagactaattttgctgtttagttatgatttcctgacaaagtcaggtggtgccgtgttttgattcattcattttgataattcatcgtctttattaattattaataattatcatTAGACAATTATTGATAACgctctaataactgaaccagcactccctttgtggcacaacgtaatccaggtcctgatccaggtttcttccctcttaaaggggagtttttacctgccgctgtttatgtaataattatcAACAAGTTGGATTTATTCACGTAAGAACATTAGACACTTTAACCTATCTATGTTATCGTTGAGAAACCGCTACTAGAAACAGTCTGGAAACCTGGAACGTGACAGTGGTTTTTAAAGTTTTCTGATCTAAAAAGGGTTAAATGTTTCTCAGAGAACTTCTCTTCCTGAAATCTGACCCCGATgaacctccctcttcttcctgcccaGACCAGCTGATCCAGTCTGACCAGTGTTTGCTGGTTCCCtcccctgcagatctgcagctataAGACGGGTCTGAACAACAGCTGAACACTGAGAGCTGACAGCCTTCGTTCTCTGCACACCTGATTTGTAGATCAGAGCTCAGACAAGTTTCATCTTGAGGAATTAAAACTGTCTCAGTCTCAGTTATCGAGAGGAGAAATGGCGCAGAAAGGAGAtcagctggaccaggaaaccttttcttgttccatctgtttggaggttttaaaggatccggtgactattccctgtggacacagttactgtatgaactgtattaaaacctactgggatgaaggagagaagaaactcCCCGGCTGTCCTCAGTGTAGAGAGACATTTATCCCAAGGCCTGCGCTGGTGAAAAACACCATGTTAGCAGCTTTAGTGGAGCAGCTGAAGAAGACTGGACtccaagctgctcctgctgatcactgctatgctggacctgaAGATGTGGCCTGTGACGTCTGCTCTGGGAGGAAACTGAAAGCTGTCAAGTCCTGTTTGGTCTGTCTGGCCTCTTACTGCCAGAAACACCTCCAACCTCACCGTGATGCGGCTCCACTAAAGAAACACCAGCTGGTGGATCCCtccaagaacctgcaggacaacatcTGCCCCCGTCACGGTGAGGTGAGGAAGATGTTCTGTCGTACTGATCAGAAGTGTATCTgttatctctgctctgtggatgaacataaaggccacgacacggtttcagctgcagcagaaaggacGGAGAGGCAGAAAGAGATGGAGGTGAGtcgacaacaaatccagcagcagatccaggacagagaggaagatgtgaagctgcttcagcaggaggtggaggccgtcaatcagtctgctgataataccgtggaggacagtgaggagatcttcactgagctgatctctctcctccagaagagaagctctgaggtgaagcagcagatcagatcccagcaggaaactgaagtgaggagaatccgagagctggaggagaagctgcagcaggagatcagtgacctgaagaggagagacgctgagatgaagcagctctcaGACACCGAGGACCACAACCAGTTCCTCCACAACTGGCCCTCACTGCCACCACTCAGTCagtccacacactcctccagcatcagcatccgtcctctcacacactcctccagcatcagcatctgtcctctcacacactcctccagcatcGGCATCCATCCTCTCACACATTCCTCCAGCATCGGCATTCGTCCTCTCACCTACTTTCAGGATGTGGCAGCAGCtatgtcagaggtcagaggtcgactaCAGGACATCCTGGGAGACACGTGGACAAACGTCTCACTGGCCTTCACTGaggtggatgttttactgtcacaaccagaaccagaaccagaaccagaaccagaaccagaaccagaaccaacgaaCAGAGCCGGATTCTTGAAgtattcatgtgaaatcactctggatccaaacacagtaaacacacggctgttactgtcagagcagaacagaaaggtgacggttatgaacaaaaataagtcttatcctgatcatccagacagattcactGGTTATTTTCAGGTCCTgagtagagagagtctgactggacgtcgttactgggaggtggagacAGCAGGTGGAGTTAGtgtagcagtttcatacaagaatatcagcagatcagggAATGAAAGTTTATTTGGATATAATGACAAATCTTGGTCACTATATTGTTCCTCAGACAGTTATATGTTCAGGTACAACAACATCCAAACCTCCATCCCAGGTCCTCTGAGCTCCAGAATAGGAGTTTACTTGGATCACAGAGCAGGAGTTCTGTCCTTGTACAGCGTCTCTGGAaccatgaccctcctccacagagtccagacctccttCACTCGGCCGCTCCACGCTGGAGTCAGGATTAACTATAGTGGAGACTCAGCTGAGTTATGTAAACTCAAATAGActtaccgtattgtcccgaatataagacgaccccgattataagacgaccccctctttttcaagactcaagtttgaagaaagactttttgaacaccaaattcaatttttatccagaaaataattacagtacatctgaaacaaatgattataacaatatatttgagagaaaaagcatgttattttgcctcattcaaatcatcatcttgaagtttgcatcataacttctcctcagctgccggttcacctgccgaacttccacgctcttttctccagattgtcgctacgtttctccactttctgttatctcttctcttattttcttctcttttctttcttatactattttttatttttcttcttcgtgacaggtgttggctttggcctggggacgATCGTCTCAAACTCTCATGGATGGAGGGACGTTTTTGTTCTATaagttgatgttttgttgttatttcctcttttgGAGGTGGAAGTTGTTCTTTTGTAATTTCACCTgggaaatattaataatattaacatcTTCTATTTCATTATAAAAACATAGAAATAAGCCTGTGTTGTAATTGATGTTAAATATTAGTTTGGATGTGTTTCtatgttgtatttctcttttcttcctcttcatgGACTCCAACAGACGAGCCACCAGACCTTCTTCATCTCTGATATCACGTCTGCATTCTTCATTAGCAAACCAAAGGTTCCTGTTTTCTAAAGATAAAACTATTTTCCAGACATGAGAACAAAGTAAATGATTCCAGAGATGTTAGTGACAGCAGCAACACAGCAAACGGTTGAGTGAAGCCTGTAGTTGTCgtcgctgcagctgcaggaccagactacaTCTGCACATCACATGTTGCTGATGTCCAAATCTGTTGACCATGTTTCATGTTTAACAATCTGGATATTTAGTGAGAAATAAAACTTCTGATGTTCTAACTGTTTTCTTCAGTCTTCATTCCAAGATTTGACTCAGATCTGAGGGAGAAAACATGAATCTAATATTCAAGTAAAACTGAGGCAGTTTTCCTCCTGAAACATCCCAAAGTACAGAGTTCATGTTCACAACAGATcatatttctggatttaaatgtgtctttactGATTTCACTGCTCTAGTTCTGGCCAGACTTCACTCAGAAAAGAGGCTTTAAATCTCCACAATCCTGGTTTCCTggtaaataaagatgaaataagtgaattaaaacagtaaaTAGTTGAATCTGAGTTAAATGGACCCATGTTGGGTGCAGGAGCCGATGCAGGAACATATTAAGTTCAAACATTTAAGAAATAGCAAGGAGAGCTTATAACACACTTAATGCAAGCTTGTTAACAAGTAATTATATGTCAAGGGAGAGGCGAAAAAACCCAGATTATATAGGGTAAAATTCCTCTCCGTCCCTCCTAATGAGCGGTCACTCATGGCCAAGACACATACAAGCTTAAAACAaatcacagtaaacaaaatgaaacagttCACAGTCCAGTGTCATCATAATCATCCTTGTCATCAGTTAGTTCTTTGGAGTTGTTGGTAATAGACTTCATAATACTGGACTAAGGAAGTTTGGATGGTTCTTTGGACCATTGCACGGAGACACGGAATgatacaggtaatgaaaacacagaacagtacaagGACAGTAATAATCGGAATCATAATTTTAGTCATTACGTCAGTCCAGGGGCCGGAAGTCAGCCAGGACCAAAAAGTGGTGCCTGCTGAGCGTCTGTCTTCTGACACGACTTTGGCCAACTGACGTTATTCGGCTATAGCTTTGGTAACATTACCTTCAGCACCAGTTTCATCAGGGATGAACGtacagcagtgtttcccaatcaTTGCACAGACTCCACCATCCTTAGCAGTTATCAAGTCCAACACAGTTCTATCTTGGAGCTCCATTTCTCTAATGGCAGTAACTTCAGCTGTCAGTCCCCCTAAGGCTTTAAGAGTGGAGTTAATGAACAGACCCATGCGATAATTTATAGTCTCAATCCTTAACATGGTCTTTCCGACTCCCAACTGGGGAAGGGCTGAAAGAACTATCTTTTGGCTTGTCGACCAGAGTTTATGGTCGTCAGGGACATCTCTACCCCAGACTGAGTCATGGGGGAGGACACCTGTGGCACGTTTAGTACGTGCAGGGACATGATGTCCATGAAACACAAATGCGTCTTGGACCAATCTCACCATCGTGCATCTACCTGTCCATCCCGGTGGAAGGAG encodes:
- the LOC133459410 gene encoding tripartite motif-containing protein 16-like, which encodes MAQKGDQLDQETFSCSICLEVLKDPVTIPCGHSYCMNCIKTYWDEGEKKLPGCPQCRETFIPRPALVKNTMLAALVEQLKKTGLQAAPADHCYAGPEDVACDVCSGRKLKAVKSCLVCLASYCQKHLQPHRDAAPLKKHQLVDPSKNLQDNICPRHGEVRKMFCRTDQKCICYLCSVDEHKGHDTVSAAAERTERQKEMEVSRQQIQQQIQDREEDVKLLQQEVEAVNQSADNTVEDSEEIFTELISLLQKRSSEVKQQIRSQQETEVRRIRELEEKLQQEISDLKRRDAEMKQLSDTEDHNQFLHNWPSLPPLSQSTHSSSISIRDVAAAMSEVRGRLQDILGDTWTNVSLAFTEVDVLLSQPEPEPEPEPEPEPEPTNRAGFLKYSCEITLDPNTVNTRLLLSEQNRKVTVMNKNKSYPDHPDRFTGYFQVLSRESLTGRRYWEVETAGGVSVAVSYKNISRSGNESLFGYNDKSWSLYCSSDSYMFRYNNIQTSIPGPLSSRIGVYLDHRAGVLSLYSVSGTMTLLHRVQTSFTRPLHAGVRINYSGDSAELCKLK